The Ancylobacter sp. SL191 nucleotide sequence ACCACGAAGGTCTCGAGATCGAGCTCGTCCAACACCTGCGCGGCGGCGGCGACGATCTTCTCGCGCATATGCACCTTGCCGTAGCGGATGCGGCCGAACAGCAGGTTGTCGCGGATCGAGGCCGCTGGCATCAGCCGGCCGGGATCGTAGAACTCGATCTGGTCGGCATCCGCCGCCGGCAGGAATTCGCGGAAGCTCGCCCGCGCCCGCAGCACGCGGGCGACCAGCTGGTCGTCGATCAGGTTCAGCCGGTGCTGCGGCTCGACATACATCAGCGCGTAGCCGATCAGCTTGTCGCGCAGCTCCGGCGAGAACTGCCGGCGCTGGCCGCGCTGCCAGGTCTGCTGGAGCTGCGGCCACAATTCGCCCAGCTCCGCCTCGTCGATGAAGGAGTAGCGCTCGCGCAGCGGGTTGCTGGCGGCGAGGCCCTGGAAGGCTTCCGCCACCGTCTCCACCATCTTCAGCCCGATGGCGGTCAGCGGGCCGACCAGCGCCTCGGCGGCGATGATCGAGCGCACGAACGGGTCATGCGCCAGGTTCTCCGGCGCGAAGCGCGAGCCGATGGACACGCCGAACAGCAGGTTCACGCCGATCGAGGCACTGGTGTTGAAGTGGTCCGGCATGAAGGTCTCGACAAAGCCGCCCATGCCCTTGGCCTCGACACGCGCGAGGATCGCCCCGCGTGCCTCCAGCAGCCGCGCCGCCACCGCCGGGTCGAGATTATCGCCGAGCTGGCTGCTCATGCCGACGCGGAAGATGTCGTCATAGCCGCGCACGACGCGCAGCGCGGCGACGATGGCGGCGTTGAGCGCCTCCGGCCCCTCGATGCCGAAGCCGCGATAGTCGATCCAGTCGGCCTCGGGGGAGACGGTGGGGTTCTCCGTCATCCGCGCCTCGTCGCGCCAGTAGCGCGCCCAGCTGTCCTTCGGCTCCTCCTCCGGCGGCGTGGCGCGGCGCAAAGCGAGGCAGAGATTGTCACGGATGGTGCCGGACATGATGTAGGGCTCGCCGGAGACATAGAGCAGCGCCGAGCTCGCCTCGGCGTCGTTCATCGTGCCGATCTCGTGGCTGCCGAGGGTGGCGCTGCCCTGATAGTCGGTGATCTGCCGGCCGAGCACCTTGGGGATCACGTCCCGCGCGCTCCCCGTGGGCCCGACCAGCGCGACGCGGGCCGGGCGGGCAATGGCGGCGGACATGCGGTCCACCTGCACGATGCCGCGCCCATTGACGACGCGCAGGCCGACCAGCGTGATCGGCGCGTCAGCGGGGATCGGCGCCGGCAGCTCGGCCGGCTCCTTCGGCATCAGGAATTCCTTGGAGAAGGCCCCGACCACCTGTTCATACTTCACCGTCACATCGGCGCGCTGCTGGTCCCAGTCGATCAGTTCCTTGATCGGGGTCGGCAGGTCGCGATAGGCGGCGATGACGGCGACCAGCTGGCCGATGTCGAGCTTGCCCTGCAGCGCGAGATAGCCGCCCAGCGTGTAGAAGATGAAGGGCGTGAGCTGCGCGAGCAGGTTGTTGAGGTACTTCACCGCGAATTTGCGGCGGTAGAGCCGCAGGCGGATGTCGAACAGCGTGCCGAGCCGCTTGCCGATCTCCGAGGCGGTGTAGCCGGTGACGCCGTAGACATGCAGGGCGGGGGCCGCCTCCACCATCTCGCCGATGCGCCCGGCGAGCACGCGCGACTCGATCTGACGCATCCGCCCGAGGCGTATCTGCTCGCGCCGCAGATGCGGGATGACGATGCCCTGCACGAGGATGAGCGCCAGCGCCAGCGTGCCCAGCCACAGATTCTGCGTCAGGATGAACGCCATGGCGGTCAGCGCCTGCGTGCCGAGAAAAGCCGGGGTGATGAAGGCCTCGCCGAAGAAGCCGCCGATCGGCTCCACCTCGTCCTTGATCATCGAGGTGACCTCGGCCGATTTGGTGGTGCGCACATCCTCCGGGCGGAAGCGCATGGCGAGCGCAAACAGCTCGAAACGCAACCGCCGCAGCATGCGCTCGCCGAGCACGCCCTTGCGGATGTTGATGACGTATTTGAACCAGCCATTGATCAGCGTGAGCACGAGGAAAACCATGCTCAGCGCGAACAGATAGGGCACCTGCGCCAGCATCAATCCGTCGGTGACGTGCCAGCTCCAGCCGCCGAGAAAATCGGGCAGCGACAGGGTGATGTCGAACAGGCGCGCCGAGGTCTCGCCATGGGCGAAGACGTCGCCCTGAATGGCCTCGTTGACGATGCGCTTGGGGACGTCGAGCGACCACCAGTAGAACGGTAGGGAGAACAGCACGAAACACAGCACGATCAATTGCTCGCGCCGGCTGTGCCGCCAGACGTAACGGAAGAAGTTACCGGCCAAGGCCTTTACGCCTTTCCTAGGAAGAGCTTAAGATTCTAACCGTCATAAATAGTCAGCCCTCCTGACAAGCGCACGCGCCATCACGAAATGATGACAGGCTAGCATGAAGTCCCTGCGCCCGCTCGCTTTTCGCTCGTCCCGCCACCACCTCGCCGGTCTCGTCGCACTGGCCATGCTGGGTTCGGTATCCCTTTCCTCCGCCGGCAGGGCCGCCGGGGCGGATGGGCAGAACATCATCCTCTATGACGGCTTCGAGGGGACCGACTTCGCCCCCGCCGGCGGCCTCTATTACAAGAACAACCGCGAGCAGGGCGCCGGCACGCACACGTTCCAGTCCGAGGTCGTGCGTTCCGGCAAGGGCGCCGTCGATCTGTCGGTGCGCCCGCAATGCCCGCCGGACAATGAGCTGTGCAGCGAGCGCGCCGAGGTCTGGGAGAAGCCGGACATCCTCGTGCGCTATGGCGACCCGGTCTGGTACGCCTTCTCGATGAAGATGGCGGAGCCGATCCCGCCCGAGCGTCACCGCTATGTCATGGCGCAGTGGAAGCGCGAGATCGATCCCGGCGCCATGGGCGATTACAGCCCGCTGCTGGCGCTGCGCCTCATGGAGGGGCGCCTCGCGGTCACCATCGACACCGACACCGGCGCCTATGCCCCGCGCGGCACGGCCGAGCGCCCCTCGGGGTGCCGTCCGGGCGAGGCGGTCACCACAGCGCCGGACGAGTACAACCAGTTCCGCGCGCTGGTCGCCATCGAGCCGGGCGGGCCCGACGCGGTCGCCAGCGGCTTTGGCGGCTGCACGCCCGACCTCATCGTGACGCCGCGCGGCGGCACCCTGCCCGCGCTCGCCTCCGGCTGGGTGGATTTCGTCTTTCTGGTGAAACCCGGCCCCAAGGGCGACGGGCGCATCGAGATCGTCGTCAACGACCAGTGGATCGCCACCATCACCGGCAAGATCGGCCATGAGGGGCCGCAGCTCGGCGAGCACCTGTACTTCAAATTCGGTCCCTACCGCGCCGGTCGGGACAATATCTGGCGCATCTATTACGACGAGTTCCGCCGCGGCCCGGCCTGCACCGATGTCGCGCCGGGCGAGACCTGCGCCAAGGTGAAGTGAGCGCCAGGGCCGCGTGAGCGGAGCCCCTACGCCTTGACCAGCACCGCCGGGGCAAGGTTCAGGCGGGTGAAGACGTTGCGCGTGTCGACAATGACCCGCGCGTGCTGCGCCACCAGCGCATAGTCCACCTCGTCATGATCGGTGGCGACCAGCACCGCGTCGACGCCCTTGACGAGATCGACGGTCAGCTTCTGCGAGGCCTTGCCGTTGAGCTGCGCGTGGCGGCGGGTCGGCGGCAGGGCGGCGACGAAGGGGTCGTGGAACTCGCACACCCCGCCGCGCTCGTCGATCAGCTCCATCAGCTTCAGCGCCGGGCTTTCGCGGACATCGTCGACATTCTTCTTGTAGGCCGCGCCAAGCACGAGGATGCGCGCCCCGGCGAGCCCTCGCCCGGCATGGCGGTCCAGCGCCTCGGCGAGACGGTCGACGACGATGTAGGGCATGCGCGTGTTGATCTGGCCGGCGAGCTCGATGAAGCGCGTCTCAATGTCAAATTCGCGCGCCTTCCAGGTCAAATAGAACGGGTCGATGGGGATGCAGTGCCCGCCAAGGCCGGGGCCGGGATAGAACGGCATGAAGCCGAACGGCTTGGTCGCCGCCGCCTCCATCACCTCCCAGATGTCGATGCCCATGGCGCCGTAGACGCTCTTCAGCTCGTTCACCAGCGCGATATTGACCGAGCGGAAGATGTTCTCGGTCAGCTTGGCGGCCTCGGCCACCTGCGTCGAGGACACCGGCACCACCTTGCTCACCAGCGGGCGGTACAGCGCCTGCGCCAGTCCCCCGGCCACCGCCCCGTCGCCGCCCACCACCTTCGGAATGGTGGCGGTGGAGAAGCTGGCATTGCCGGGATCCTCGCGCTCGGGCGAGAAGGCGAGGAAGACATCGCGGCCGGAGACCAGCCCGCCCGCCTCGAGGATCGGCTTCACCACCTCCACCGTCGTGCCGGGCCAGGTCGTCGATTCCAGCACCACGAGTTGGCCCGGCCGCAAGGTGCGGGCAATGGCGCGGGCGGTGTCGGCGACGAAGGACAGGTCCGGCTCGCGCTGGCGGGTCAGCGGCGTCGGCACGCAGATGATGATGGCGTCGCACTCGGCGAGGCGCTCGAAATCGGTCGTCGCGGTGAAGCGGCCGGTGGCGAGCGCGCTCTCCATCCGCGCGGCGGGAATGTATTTGATGACCTGCCGGCCGGCGCCGATCTCGGCGACCCGGCGTGCGTTGATGTCGAGGCCGATGACGGGGAAGCCCGCCTCCACCGCCACCAGCGCCAGCGGCAGGCCGACATAGCCGAGGCCGATGACGCCGATCACGGCGCTTTTCGCCTCGATGCGCGCGGCAAGCTGCGCGGCGACATCGGCGGCCGGGCTGTTCTCGTTCATGCGGCAGGCTCTTTCGGCGGGACGGAGAGGACCGTTTGATCCTCTAGCCGCCCCGCGCGCCCCGCACAATCTCCCCCACGCCCGCCCCGGTCAGGCGCGGGTCACGCCTCGGTGCGCAGCGGAAAGATCGCCGTCTGAAGCAGGCCCGGGCTGAGATTGCGCAAGGTGAGCGTGCCGCCATGGCGGGCGACGATCTCATGGGCGATGGCGAGGCCGAGGCCGGCGCCGGGTGTGGGCGCGCTGCGGGCGGGATCGATGCGGAAGAACGGCTCGAAGACGCGCGGCAGCAGCGCCTCGGGAATGCCCGGCCCGCGATCCTCCACCTCGACCATCGCCTCCGCAGCGTCGACATGCAGGCGGACCGTCGCGCCCTGCCCGTGGGTGGCGGCGTTGATGATGAGGTTGCGCAGCGCCCGCCGCAGCGCCAGCGGCCGGCCGGTGATGGTCGCCGGCACCTGCACGGCGAGTGTCACCTTCATGCCGAGCACGGCGAGCTCGGTCGTCACCTCTGACACCAGCGTGTCGAGCCGCACCGCCTCGCCGGCGCCGCCGGCGACCTCCTCGCGCACGAGGCGGATGGCGCTGTCGGCGATGCGGTCGAGTTCGTCGAGATCGGTGACCCAGGCGGCGCGCTCGTGATCGGGCAGGAACTCGGCGCGCAGGCGCATCCGCGTCATCGGCGTGCGCAGATCGTGCCCGGCGGCGGCGACGAGACGCATGCGGCTCTCCATCGCCTCCTTCAGACGGGCGGAGAGGCGGTTGATCGCGGTGGCGGCGGCGCGCACCTCGCTCGGGCCCTTCTCCGCCAGCGGCGGCAATTCGCCGTCCGGCCCGATGGCGGCGGCAGCCTC carries:
- a CDS encoding nucleotide sugar dehydrogenase encodes the protein MNENSPAADVAAQLAARIEAKSAVIGVIGLGYVGLPLALVAVEAGFPVIGLDINARRVAEIGAGRQVIKYIPAARMESALATGRFTATTDFERLAECDAIIICVPTPLTRQREPDLSFVADTARAIARTLRPGQLVVLESTTWPGTTVEVVKPILEAGGLVSGRDVFLAFSPEREDPGNASFSTATIPKVVGGDGAVAGGLAQALYRPLVSKVVPVSSTQVAEAAKLTENIFRSVNIALVNELKSVYGAMGIDIWEVMEAAATKPFGFMPFYPGPGLGGHCIPIDPFYLTWKAREFDIETRFIELAGQINTRMPYIVVDRLAEALDRHAGRGLAGARILVLGAAYKKNVDDVRESPALKLMELIDERGGVCEFHDPFVAALPPTRRHAQLNGKASQKLTVDLVKGVDAVLVATDHDEVDYALVAQHARVIVDTRNVFTRLNLAPAVLVKA
- a CDS encoding polysaccharide lyase: MKSLRPLAFRSSRHHLAGLVALAMLGSVSLSSAGRAAGADGQNIILYDGFEGTDFAPAGGLYYKNNREQGAGTHTFQSEVVRSGKGAVDLSVRPQCPPDNELCSERAEVWEKPDILVRYGDPVWYAFSMKMAEPIPPERHRYVMAQWKREIDPGAMGDYSPLLALRLMEGRLAVTIDTDTGAYAPRGTAERPSGCRPGEAVTTAPDEYNQFRALVAIEPGGPDAVASGFGGCTPDLIVTPRGGTLPALASGWVDFVFLVKPGPKGDGRIEIVVNDQWIATITGKIGHEGPQLGEHLYFKFGPYRAGRDNIWRIYYDEFRRGPACTDVAPGETCAKVK
- a CDS encoding ABC transporter transmembrane domain-containing protein; its protein translation is MAGNFFRYVWRHSRREQLIVLCFVLFSLPFYWWSLDVPKRIVNEAIQGDVFAHGETSARLFDITLSLPDFLGGWSWHVTDGLMLAQVPYLFALSMVFLVLTLINGWFKYVINIRKGVLGERMLRRLRFELFALAMRFRPEDVRTTKSAEVTSMIKDEVEPIGGFFGEAFITPAFLGTQALTAMAFILTQNLWLGTLALALILVQGIVIPHLRREQIRLGRMRQIESRVLAGRIGEMVEAAPALHVYGVTGYTASEIGKRLGTLFDIRLRLYRRKFAVKYLNNLLAQLTPFIFYTLGGYLALQGKLDIGQLVAVIAAYRDLPTPIKELIDWDQQRADVTVKYEQVVGAFSKEFLMPKEPAELPAPIPADAPITLVGLRVVNGRGIVQVDRMSAAIARPARVALVGPTGSARDVIPKVLGRQITDYQGSATLGSHEIGTMNDAEASSALLYVSGEPYIMSGTIRDNLCLALRRATPPEEEPKDSWARYWRDEARMTENPTVSPEADWIDYRGFGIEGPEALNAAIVAALRVVRGYDDIFRVGMSSQLGDNLDPAVAARLLEARGAILARVEAKGMGGFVETFMPDHFNTSASIGVNLLFGVSIGSRFAPENLAHDPFVRSIIAAEALVGPLTAIGLKMVETVAEAFQGLAASNPLRERYSFIDEAELGELWPQLQQTWQRGQRRQFSPELRDKLIGYALMYVEPQHRLNLIDDQLVARVLRARASFREFLPAADADQIEFYDPGRLMPAASIRDNLLFGRIRYGKVHMREKIVAAAAQVLDELDLETFVVARGLDQEAGPGGRLLSPQQRVTVQLARAMLRRPDILILDGALSSFGAGEAHMIMENIFEAMSGKTVIATQSNDDELGAFDLVMTFEGAKLTGTDRKGGAEAASPEEREPAPQAASVPKEAVK
- a CDS encoding ATP-binding protein; the encoded protein is MTSFRTRVTALLAGAVLTVVALATVLSLALLPPPPIREFDDAVAGQIALLMDLAARTPDAMPNLGNARLVDAPVAGPQVPGPPDGIAAAMNRRGIATDIRVTDVPGETWPVLSARLPNGRWIVMSLPMPPPHGGNEWVFVGWVVIIALGTTLVVVAAVRRLTRPLALLQEAAAAIGPDGELPPLAEKGPSEVRAAATAINRLSARLKEAMESRMRLVAAAGHDLRTPMTRMRLRAEFLPDHERAAWVTDLDELDRIADSAIRLVREEVAGGAGEAVRLDTLVSEVTTELAVLGMKVTLAVQVPATITGRPLALRRALRNLIINAATHGQGATVRLHVDAAEAMVEVEDRGPGIPEALLPRVFEPFFRIDPARSAPTPGAGLGLAIAHEIVARHGGTLTLRNLSPGLLQTAIFPLRTEA